The following are encoded together in the Puntigrus tetrazona isolate hp1 unplaced genomic scaffold, ASM1883169v1 S000000513, whole genome shotgun sequence genome:
- the igsf8 gene encoding immunoglobulin superfamily member 8, translated as MASRWIAFIALLWEFQRCVCREVTLPTGPLYRVAGFSLSLPCAVSAYEGPRTQDFEWYLYREDAEGRQIGVVSTRDDGFPYVPFQARVQAGEVRVERDSGDKARLIIQRLRSEDQGRYECYTPSTDTRFLGNYSSSVAVKVIPDTLLITHSRILSGQPVTEGTELQLTCAASVQSDQHTHVSVTFGVRSARGPESLGHNLREIIGVDRELRVTPGRSGAYGKRYRDGEMTVEKRKGDGGRDLYVLKMSALAPEDSGSYFCEAAQWIRDPDGKWERNAQRTMELGNLTVQPLAETLSVRSSPEGVVSLRPGAPLRLGCQVSGVGAWKRSALQVQWMRRGPAGGVEVEVARLDPEGVVTWGDDLSRAGGGGMEKESEGSFSLRLFSVRPADAGLYRCAVSVYAGRRTPAPESPATVTQRSEWVTVSLKTEEVRVSASIDLPRRPLLKRGSTVTLLCNVSVEASGASRVEVQWLRTPEEPARKGAALSEDGGGRLLATLTHDGLTLLYGNGSELSADRLSARCFRLRIFSAEEEDQGHYRCRAEVWAQDPRGGWYGTGAEAQSLSTHLYLYARVTDLLLLPLVIGVSSALFVGILIIATVTCCFMNKLARQRSRARK; from the exons ATGGCATCGCGGTGGATCGCGTTCATCGCTTTGCTGTGGG aGTTTCAGCGCTGCGTGTGCCGCGAGGTCACTCTTCCCACCGGGCCGCTGTATCGGGTCGCAGGCTTCTCGCTGTCCCTTCCCTGCGCCGTTTCGGCCTACGAAGGCCCACGGACGCAGGATTTCGAGTGGTATCTGTACCGGGAGGATGCTGAGGGCCGTCAGATCGGCGTGGTGTCCACGCGAGACGACGGCTTCCCGTACGTGCCGTTCCAGGCTCGCGTGCAGGCCGGCGAGGTTCGAGTCGAGAGGGATTCAGGAGACAAAGCCAGACTGATCATCCAGAGGCTCCGGTCAGAGGATCAGGGCCGTTACGAGTGTTACACGCCCAGCACCGACACCCGCTTCCTGGGGAACTACAGCTCATCGGTGGCGGTCAAAG TGATTCCCGACACGCTGCTCATAACACACTCTCGCATCCTGAGCGGTCAGCCCGTTACCGAAGGCACGGAGCTCCAGCTGACCTGCGCCGCCTCGGTCCAGTCGGATCAGCACACTCACGTGTCCGTCACGTTCGGCGTGCGCAGCGCCAGGGGCCCGGAGTCTCTGGGGCACAACCTCCGGGAGATCATCGGCGTGGACCGCGAGCTGCGCGTGACGCCGGGCCGCAGCGGAGCCTACGGGAAGAGATACCGGGACGGGGAGATGACCGTGGAGAAGCGGAAGGGCGACGGAGGCCGCGATCTCTACGTGCTGAAGATGAGCGCTCTGGCACCCGAGGATTCTGGCTCGTATTTTTGCGAGGCGGCTCAGTGGATCAGAGATCCGGATGGGAAGTGGGAACGCAACGCACAGAGGACCATGGAGCTCGGGAACCTCACCGTTCAGCCGCTGG CGGAGACCCTGAGCGTGCGCTCCTCCCCGGAGGGCGTGGTGTCCCTGCGGCCCGGCGCTCCGCTCCGCCTCGGCTGTCAGGTGTCGGGCGTGGGAGCGTGGAAGCGCTCGGCGCTGCAGGTGCAGTGGATGCGGCGCGGGCCGGCGGGCGGCGTGGAGGTGGAGGTGGCCCGTCTGGATCCCGAGGGCGTGGTGACCTGGGGAGACGATCTCAGCCGGGCCGGAGGAGGCGGCATGGAGAAGGAGTCCGAAGGGAGCTTCTCTCTGCGCCTGTTCTCCGTCCGCCCCGCTGACGCCGGACTCTACCGCTGCGCCGTGAGCGTCTACGCCGGGAGAAGAACACCAGCCCCGGAGAGTCCAGCCACCGTCACGCAGAGATCCGAGTGGGTCACGGTCAGCCTGAAGACCGAAG AGGTGCGTGTTTCAGCCAGCATTGATTTGCCGCGCCGGCCGCTCCTGAAGCGCGGCAGCACCGTCACCCTGCTCTGTAACGTCTCCGTGGAAGCCAGCGGCGCTTCACGAGTCGAGGTCCAGTGGCTTCGGACACCCGAGGAGCCGGCGAGGAAAGGCGCTGCGCTCTCGGAGGACGGCGGAGGCCGGCTCCTGGCGACTCTGACCCACGACGGCCTGACGCTCCTCTACGGCAACGGCAGCGAGCTGAGCGCGGACCGTCTGTCCGCCCGCTGCTTCCGCCTGAGGATCTTCTCGGCTGAGGAGGAGGACCAGGGACACTATCGGTGTCGGGCCGAGGTCTGGGCGCAGGATCCTCGCGGTGGATGGTACGGCACCGGCGCTGAAGCCCAGTCACTGTCCACACACCTGTACCTTTACGCCCGAG TCACCGATCTGCTGCTCTTGCCTCTCGTGATCGGCGTGTCGTCGGCTCTGTTCGTGGGGATCTTGATCATCGCCACCGTGACCTGCTGCTTTATGAACAAACTGGCGAGACAGCGCTCACGCGCACGGAAGTAG